In Pseudomonas fluorescens, one genomic interval encodes:
- a CDS encoding amino acid aminotransferase → MSLFSAVEMAPRDPILGLNEAFNADTRTTKVNLGVGVYCNEEGRIPLLRAVIEAETIRAAQHASRGYLPIDGIAAYDQAVQKLLFGNDSPLIAAGRIVTTQAVGGTGALKIGADFLKQLLPNAVVAISDPSWENHRALFETAGFPVQNYRYYDAATHDVNRAGMLDDFNALPNGSIVVLHACCHNPTGVDLTPADWKNVLDVVKAKGHVPFLDMAYQGFGDGIDEDAAAVRLFAESGLTFFVSSSFSKSFSLYGERVGALSIVSESKEESARVLSQVKRVIRTNYSNPPTHGASIVAAVLNSPELRAQWEAELAEMRLRIRGMREQMVALLAEKAPQRDFSFVGRQRGMFSYSGLTTEQVHRLRNEFGIYALDTGRICVAALNQSNIKAVTDAIVQVI, encoded by the coding sequence ATGAGCCTGTTCTCCGCTGTCGAAATGGCACCCCGCGATCCAATCCTGGGCCTCAACGAAGCATTCAACGCCGATACCCGGACCACCAAGGTCAACCTGGGTGTAGGTGTTTACTGCAACGAAGAGGGGCGAATTCCCCTGCTGCGCGCGGTGATCGAAGCCGAAACCATTCGCGCTGCCCAGCACGCCTCCCGTGGCTACCTGCCGATCGACGGCATCGCCGCCTATGACCAGGCCGTGCAAAAGCTGCTGTTCGGTAACGACTCGCCGCTGATCGCTGCCGGTCGCATCGTCACCACTCAGGCGGTCGGCGGTACCGGCGCGCTGAAAATCGGTGCCGACTTCCTCAAGCAACTGCTGCCGAACGCCGTCGTGGCGATCAGCGACCCGAGCTGGGAAAACCACCGCGCGCTGTTCGAAACCGCTGGCTTCCCGGTGCAGAACTACCGTTACTACGACGCCGCCACCCACGACGTGAACCGTGCCGGCATGCTCGACGACTTCAACGCCCTGCCGAACGGCTCGATCGTTGTGTTGCACGCCTGCTGCCACAACCCGACCGGCGTCGATCTGACCCCGGCCGACTGGAAAAACGTGCTGGACGTGGTCAAGGCCAAAGGTCACGTACCGTTCCTCGACATGGCTTACCAGGGTTTCGGCGACGGCATCGACGAAGACGCCGCGGCTGTGCGTCTGTTCGCTGAATCGGGCCTGACTTTCTTCGTTTCGAGCTCGTTCTCCAAGTCGTTCTCGCTGTACGGCGAGCGCGTTGGTGCCCTGTCGATCGTCAGCGAATCGAAAGAAGAAAGCGCGCGCGTGCTGTCGCAGGTCAAGCGTGTGATCCGCACCAACTACTCCAACCCGCCGACCCACGGTGCAAGCATCGTCGCCGCTGTGTTGAACAGCCCGGAACTGCGCGCCCAGTGGGAAGCGGAACTGGCAGAAATGCGCCTGCGCATTCGCGGCATGCGCGAGCAGATGGTCGCCCTGCTGGCGGAAAAAGCCCCGCAGCGTGACTTCAGCTTCGTCGGCCGTCAGCGCGGCATGTTCTCCTACTCCGGCCTGACCACCGAACAGGTGCACCGCCTGCGCAACGAGTTCGGCATCTACGCCCTGGACACCGGCCGCATCTGCGTCGCGGCACTGAACCAGAGCAACATCAAAGCGGTCACGGATGCGATCGTTCAGGTCATCTGA